TCGCGATAATAAAGAGTACGAACACGTTACCGCCCATCATGGGGTTCTCAGGGGTAGCGTTGAAGCGCGAGAATGCGATGAGCGCCACAATCGAGGCGCTCAGCATCAACTCCAGGCTCATGAAGACCACGAGCACGTTGCGCCGCAACAGCACGCCGAGGATCCCGGCAATGAAGAGCAGGCCGGAGACGGCAAGGTAATGGAAGAGGCCGACGGTCATCATACCGAGCCTCCTTCCTTGCGCGTCGTGGCCGGGCGGTAGTTTTTACTGATCACAATGACGCCGAGCATGGCAATGAGCAGGAGCACGCCCGCTACCTCGAAAGGCAGCAGATATTGCGAAAAAAGCACTTCGCCGAAGACGCGGGCCGTCGCTGCCGGGGCTTGGCCGCCGGCAAAGGATTCGGCGGGCACGCGCTCGGGCAAGACGAGTGTGTCGGCCTGCAGCACCACAAACCAGCCTACCGTGAGGCCGGCGGCGACGATCGCGCTGCCGAAGGTGGGCAGCATGCGCGGGCGTGGCAGCTTGGCCGGGTCGATCAACATGATGATGAAGAGAAACAGCACCACGATCGCACCGGCGTAGACGAGCACTTGCAGCACCGCGAGGAAGAAGGTCTCCAGCAGCACGAAGAGGCCGGCCATGCCGATGAACGACAGGATCATGTTCATCGCGGCATTCACGGGGCTACGCGAAAGCGCGACCAG
The nucleotide sequence above comes from Verrucomicrobiota bacterium JB022. Encoded proteins:
- the nuoK gene encoding NADH-quinone oxidoreductase subunit NuoK, producing MTVGLFHYLAVSGLLFIAGILGVLLRRNVLVVFMSLELMLSASIVALIAFSRFNATPENPMMGGNVFVLFIIAIAACEVAVGLAIIVALWRRRQTVDLGELKGMKQ
- a CDS encoding NADH-quinone oxidoreductase subunit J, whose amino-acid sequence is MVTDWLFFFFAALTVIAGFLVALSRSPVNAAMNMILSFIGMAGLFVLLETFFLAVLQVLVYAGAIVVLFLFIIMLIDPAKLPRPRMLPTFGSAIVAAGLTVGWFVVLQADTLVLPERVPAESFAGGQAPAATARVFGEVLFSQYLLPFEVAGVLLLIAMLGVIVISKNYRPATTRKEGGSV